The Pelodiscus sinensis isolate JC-2024 chromosome 6, ASM4963464v1, whole genome shotgun sequence sequence aaaaagccggaaaagagcgtctacactggccccgatcctccggaaaaagtgcccttttccggagggtcttattcctactttgaagtaggaataagaccctccggaaaagggcactttttccggaggatcggggccagtgtagacgctcttttccggcttttttaaaagccggaaaaaagcggcggacatttttatttaaatgccgcgggggatatttaaatcccccgcggatttccctacgacgactggtgacatttacatgccccttccggaaaaggggccagtgtagacgtagccttgtagttTAATGGAAACCTTTAGTCTAGTTTGCACCAATATTTCTGATAGAGATTTGTGGAGGGAAAATGCTGCCCTAGATGCTACCTCTAATATCTGTGCGTGCTTTCTGACAAAGGGCAGCTCTAGAGACTGCTGCTGGGatagtttgttaaaaaaaaaaaaaattttaaatgtgttaatgaAACAAATGGTAAAATCCTCTGTTAACTATTGCCTTAACTGCAGAGAAAAGGGAGAATCATATATGAACTCTGAAATTTGTTGCTGAATTGTGCAACATAATACAAGCCAtaggctttcatttaaaaaaaaccaattctCAAGATCAGTGGGAGATTCATCAAAAGCTTTGCCTGTACTGATGTTTAGGTGGAAAATTTGTGCACCATTTTTACTGCAGCTTAAAAGATAACCTCCCACCCCTGCAATGTTGTGTGTGCACAAGTATTTGTAGAAATCTGGAATCTCCCATCATTTCTGCCATGCATGTGGAACAGCTTCTCCATCAGTGTTAGTATGAACGGCATCTCTAGTAGGCTGGAATTTTCACCACTATGTGTCATATCTTAATAGGCATTGTTGCATTCAATGGGACATTCACCAGGTGTGTTGAACTGATCAGGAATAATTAATGGGTTTGTCTGTCATTTTAAGATTGTCAGTGTCACTCACATCAATTCATGGAAATTTTTTAGTTCATAAAAATCCTAATCACTAGTAAAGATGCTAAACTTACAATCTTTTATTCTTCATTACAAGAATTTTAATACCTCAACTATTTGGACATCTAGCATCTAATAATTGCTCAATATTTGAATTTTTCTAACCAAAGTTGTATGTTTCACAataggaaatatttattttattttagagacATAAAGTGGGTGACAATTTGTATTGGACCAGCTTCCACTGGGTaaagagaaaagcttttgagctCTTCTTATTTTAGgagatgtgtgtatgtgtgtgatgcTTCATTTTGGCACctacttaatttcatttggagattGTTGGGATCCTAGTAACATAAACAAGTCCATGTCAAAACATTTTTATGTTTATTGTCCAACTGTTGCTTTATAACCTAATATTAAAGTGTCAGTCTTCGTGTTTGCTAAATATATGCTTTTGTTTTTATAGTTTCaaggaattttaaaatatgtaaaataccCTCTAAAcgttaaaaacaaacaagtagtcttgtggcatcttCCGTTCTAACAAATCTATAGTATCACGACCTTTTGTGACTAAGAcatacttcatcagatgaacttaAACTACTACTACTAGTCAGGTGGTACTTTAAGGATGAACAAAAtgtgtaaatggtatcatgaactttagTGGGCACAATCTGTATAGACTAAGTCagttaccccctgaagcttttcatCTGATGAGTGGGTCTTACCTATGAaacctatattttttgttagtctctaaggtgctactgaaCTATTCTTGGTTTTTaacattacagactaacacatctaCCCCCTGAGACCTTTTAAACATTGTTTTCATTGTTGTTCCATTCCTTTAGAATATAGGATGAAGTCtgactttacacacacacacacacactctctctctctctctctctctctctctctctctcttccccccccccccccccccccagaatacTGCCCTGGAAGTTCAATACTGATACTAGAgttctcattaaaaaaattagagTCCAGTTACTGTAACAATCCATATATCTACTAAAGCGTGAAGACCTAGCCTTTGTAATTTATCCTCTGTTACCACGAGAACAAatataataaattattattttcagCAGTTGGGATATTCTAAAAGGATTTTCCCTTACGGTTTTCTGTTCGATTTCTTTTGACACCCTTCTGCTGAAGGGCGTATATGGGAATGTCCTTATTTGACTttaaactctggtcatctgaagaagtgggctgtgcccacaaaaagctCATGGGTCAATGAACAGAAAGGCCCTCGCAGCAGTAATCTCTCGTGTTTCAGACTGTACTTCAAATTCCCAGCAGGTCTGCGCCTGCCTTGCGTCTGGCATGTTTCTGCAAGGAGCTGTGGCCCCTCCGTGTCACGGGATGGCTTGGTGTGCTGCTGCCCCGTCGACTCCACATTACTAAGATGCTCAGTCAGCAGCTGAGTCCTTGCCCTGGCTCTCCCCGCCCTGCATCACACTCCTGCGGTCCCGCCTCCGCTGTGGTCTGGGAGTCCCGACCGCCACGAGGGAGCGCTGCCCAGACTCGCAGCCAATCGGATCGCTGGGGCGGGCACAGCTGGGCAGATTATTAGGGTCCGGGCGCGGGCCGGCCGGGGACACGTCCTGATGCTCCTGGGCCGGCTTGGACACCGTGGTGCGGCCCCTCTCAGGTGAGCGCCGCCCGCGGCCACTCTGCAGCCGGACTGGGGCCCCCGCtagccctgctggggctccctggctgtgcaAGGCGGAGGAGGTTgctggaggggctgctgctgagcCCTGTAGACCACCCCGGCCTCCTGCGGGCCGAGGCGGCGGAGACTCTGGGTTATGAGCGCGCCGCAGTTTGGTCCCGGGCGCTGCCCGCGCCTGTCGGAGAAGGGAGATCATCTGGGCTGgttgtgaggggaggggagctgcctgcccGTATGTgggccagggcgggggagggtgaCTTGTGAgtgtcccgttctgccggggatTCGGCAGCGGGATCTGGATTCCCCGGACCATCCTGCTGTAGGGGGCGAGGATCCAGGGAtgcctgggctccctgtgctgtgtcggggggggggaggggatgtagaggtgcctgggctccctgtgctgtgtcgggggggggaggggatgtagaggtgcctgggctccctgtgctgtgtcgggggggggggaggggatgtagaggtgcctgggctccctgtggtgtgtcgggggggggggatgtagaggtgcctgggctccctgtgctgtgtcgggggggggggatgtagaggtgcctgggctccctgtgctgtgtcgggggggggggatgtagaggtgcctgggctccctgtggtgtgtcgggggggggaggggatgtagaggtgcctgggctccctgtgctgtgtcggggggggggggaggggatgtagaggtgcctgggctccctgtgctgtgtcggggggggggggggggaggggatgtagaggtgcctgggctccctgtgctgtgtcggggggggggggggaggggatgtagaggtgcctgggctccctgtgctgtgtcgggggggggggggggaggggatgtagaggtgcctgggctccctgtgctgtgtcgcgggggggggggtgtagaggtgcctgggctccctgtgctgtgtcggggggggggggaggggatgtagaggtgcctgggctccctgtgctgtgtcgcggggggggggtgtagaggtgcctgggctccctgtgctgtgtcgggggggggggaggggatgtagaggtgcctgggctccctgtgctgtgtcggggggggggcgaggagtgCACGGGCACCTCCCCAGTACAAtggctggcgccccccccccccccaaatgcacCGGCTAGCTGGAGTGTTTGGCTCAAACCCATTGCAAGGCCCGTATCTTGGCTCGGGAACAGCCAGCGGGGACTGTAACTTGGGACCCTCCTCTGGCTCCGCAGGCCTCGTCGGAGCCGGGCGCTGTGATTTCTGCTCCCCGCGCTTTCCTTGGAAGCCGCTGCGAGCTCTGCCAGGGTTTGTGTGGCTGAACCCCGGCCCCGGGGCTCGCGGTTGCCATCGCCCCTCTCCCCGACAGGCCGAACAGCGCCGCCCTGGGCCTGTTTACACAGCACAGCAGCGACCTTCCCAAGCagaacctgcccctcccccgtgtTGGCTTTGGGACAGATCTCCCGAGTCAGCGCTCATAGGGGTGGTCTCACGTGATGGCTCCTGGAGCTGCTCTTCCCGGCTCCTAGGGCGGCTGCCTGTTGCAATCCCCCTTCCCGGCAACAGAGCCATTTGCAAGATAGTCCGGCCCCTATGTCTCTAAGCTAAGGAGTAAGGCATCGGTGCAGGAGGTGGGTGCATGGAAGAGGCCTTATGAAGGGACTGTCACCTTCCTTCTGATCGCAGCCCATAGTGTTGTGATTTTGTAACCATTTCTCTGTGAGGAGAGTGGAAATGATTTCAGGAAAAGTGTGTCAACTGCAGACAGGCTTCCCAAAAGCAGAGGCTTTTCTATTTACTGGAAATGTTCCTCTCTTCCCGCTTGCTTGCAGTACTATTCAAAGCTCCATATAAATAGCACAGTCATTGTTCTATGTACTTAGAATTGGGGTGGAAACAATAAGAGGGAAAGCCAAGTTACAAGCTGGTGTGAATCCTTTTGTAGATAAAGGATGGGCATCTTCTTGAAATGTGATTGTCAGTTAACACTCCATTGATTGGAATTGAGTGACAATTAGAAATGGGGGAGATGGACAAAGAGGGAAGGGCAAAAGTGATTGAAAGGGAGGTGATGTAGGCCTTCTATTTATTTAAATTTGTATGGTGTGAGAAGTGTCTTTCAGTATCTCCCAGGGTTGGTAGACAAAGTCTAGGCACCTCTCCACAAAAAGAGAGTTCATACCTCTTTACTGCCCTATTATAAGGAGAGAAGCCAGTTCTTTttcatgtcatagaatcatagaatactagaactggaaggggcctcaagagatcatcaagtccagtcctatTTACTTaggggttgtgtctagactgcatcccttttccgtaagagggatgcaaattagacctatcgcaattgcaaatgaagcagggatttaaatcccccccgcttcattagcataaaaatggctgccgcttttttctgactcagagctttgccggaaaaaagcatcagtctagacgcggatctttcggaaaataaagccttttccgaaagatcccgtatCCCTCTTAAAATGTCACTCAATTGTCACTCAATTCCAATCAATGGAGTGTTAACTGACAATCACATTTCTTAAAATGagggacacagccagggagtgtgGTTCTCTCCTCTTACATAACTGGCTCACAGAGGAGACATAATTGAtgataacaaggagtcctgtggcaccttaaagactaacagatttatttgggcataagtctTTGTGGGCAAAGACATGGACATCTGATGAATTGCCCAAgcaagcttatacccaaataaatctgtgagtctTTAGGTGCCACAGGTTCCTCCACTATTTTTGcatatacagactaacacagctacccctcttgTGCATAACTGATAATGGTTTCAGCTTTGTGATCTACACTCTAAATAATTGATTTGAGTGGCTTTTTTCATTTGTCTATATTATGAAGCAATCTTTTTACATAGAAATTTCTGATAAACAAGTTTTTATATTTGAGAAATGGTTTACACGATCTTGTTTACTTTTGGCAGACTTTTCAACATGAATATACTTTTGTGCATATTTGCCCTATGCTTGGGAATATCTTTTGCTGCTCCAAGAATAGATCCTGATTTGGATAACCACTGGAACCTGTGGAAGTCCTGGCACACTAAGACCTACCATGAGGTAAGCATTTTGCAGAGGCAGACCCTTAGTATGGACAGTTGCTTAGTACAATAAATAGTAGGGACACTAAAACGTAAACTAAAGTTTAGCACTTGGAATTGAATGATTAACTCTCTAATCTTGAGAAAGTTAAcctcacttcctcctcccccttaaAAATGGATGTTTACTTATCTGAGGGTACTTCCACACTGCTATAAAAGATCTACAGCAAAGCTGTGGCAATCCCAAGTCAGCAACCTCAGGCTAATGGAGCTAAATATTGCAGTGTAGGCATGTGAGCTGGAGTTGAAACCCTGTAAGGAGAGTGAAAAAACTTAAACGATTACTGTTAATAGTGTAAACTATTACAAGCTAAAATGGCTACCCCTCAAACTGTAAGGAGAGTGGACAGGACTTAATTTTTAGAGAGAGACTGAGGTGCTGGGGCTCATGTAATTTTTTTATATTCATAACCGTTGAAGCAGTAGGAGTATGAACTGCCAGGCTTAGAGTTGTCAGGGTTCAGCCCTGGCAGATGTTAAGCACTGAGATCTCAAAGTTCAGGTTCTCTCCCAATGTCTGTGCGGCAGTTTTTAGCCGTATAGCCTGAGCCACTGGACCTGGCCTGTGACATTTATTGCCATAGGATTTTTATTTCAGTGTGGGCATACCCTAAGAAGTGTCAGTGGTAATAACTTTGCCATCTGTGGAAGAAAGACAGCataaaaagtaaaagaaaaacaCGTAAGCTGaatctacactagcacttttgttggtATAAACTTCTGTcattcagggatgtgaaaaaaaaacctcacttccTGAGTGACGTAAGTTATACCaacagaagggccagtgtagatagcgcTATGTCATAGGAAGACACTGTCCTCATTGGAGGTGGTTTAATGATGTCACCAGGAGAGCTCTCCCTATATGGCTGAATTGATCAGCTTAACTAAGTAGCAGTATGAGTGATCTTACTATTATACAGCTGCATTAGGATAGCTGCTGCTGTAAGCATGCTGGTATAGACTTAGCCTTAGTTAGTTGGTCTGTTGTGAGCAGTTTCCACTTCCAGATTTTGCTTGGGGCAACAAAAAGGCTAAGCATTAGTATATTACGCTTTTCATTTGTTCTTTTACTCATGGAGGAAGGCCAAATTCCATCATCCAAATGACCTGCTCTCTCTCTTATAGAAGGAAGAAGGCTGGAGGAGAATGGTATGGGAGAAGAACTTGAAAATGATTGAACTGCATAATCTGGATCACACAATGGGCAAACATAGCTATAGAATGGGAATGAATCAGTTTGGTGACATGGTATGTATACAGAAAGTCATAAGACTTTTTTTGTTAGAACcagttgcacctctaaaatccgggattctctggtctgacaGCATCTGCGGTCAGGCATGACCATgggtgttccaggatcagagagtcctggcatgctgcagagggctgggggcccaggagccagcacgcagctcagttgggctgcaaGTGGGGGCCCGGAGCCAGTGCGTGGCTTAGTTGAGCTGCGCAGGAACCAatgtgcagctcagctggggtgggggaagagggaggcagacTCAACTGGGCTGTGGGAGGAGCTAGGAAGCCCagtggaaggaggggcagggagagcctgAAATCACCTCCCTGATcaagaaaaatccctcatccaggaccagtcaggtcccgagggtactggaccagggaggcccaacctgaAGCGATATGTAACAGAGGACAAGCACCCTAATTTCTTCTTCCTTCAGACTACTGAAGAGTTTAAGCAGCTGATGAATGGGTTCCAATATAAGAAATCAGAAAGGAAGTACAGAGGAGTGCAGTTCCTTGAGCCCAGCTTCCTGGAGGCACCAAAATCTGTagactggagagagaagggaTATGTAACACCAGTTAAAGACCAGGTACGATGTCTTGTGTGTAGTAACAAATTGCATATGTGTATATTATGAGCACGGGGAGTATATTGTATTGCCACAAAGATTGAAGTCCCTAATGAGCATGAATGAAGTGGGACTTGGATAATGGACTACATTTAGATTGCTGTGGTAATATAGactagcacaggggtggccaacccgttacaggcaaagagccaaaatagttgtgcataTAGCGCAAGGAGCTGAGCGGGTGGAGCGGGAGGGAATTTGTTGAGGGTGGGGAAAAAAGCCCCCTGGCgttgttgaggggggggggggaaaaggacTCTCCTTTAAGAAATGCATTTAAAGGCTTTTTTGGGCCACATCAGCCTGCCGCCATCTTGAAGATGCCATTTTTGAATGGCTgcgctggacagctcccctgccccagtgagcacagggaaccAGGAGGCGGGGGCCATTTTCAGGgggtggcttcatgagccacgctttcgggaggagagggggttgggaggtccgcaggttggccacggctggaTTAGCACATTGCTTGTGCCAATgagtaactttttctttttcaacATCAGGGTCAGTGTGGATCTTGTTGGGCATTTAGCACAACTGGTGCTCTTGAAGGGCAGCACTTCAGAAAAACTGGCAAGCTTGTCTCACTGAGTGAACAAAACCTTGTAGACTGCTCTCGTGCTGAAGGAAATCAAGGATGCAATGGTGGTCTCATGGATCAAGCTTTCCAGTATATAGAGGACAATGGAGGAATTGATTCAGAGGAATCCTACCCATACATTGCAAAggtaaatataaaaacaaaggGCCTTCCACTTATGAAGTGCTCTGCCATCACGTCCTGTATGCTCCTATAACAGGCAGTTTTAACTCCAGCTGCTGCAATGATGTGCATGACAGAAGCAGTCTGTCATGTAACCAGGACTTTAAAAAGGGAGCTTTTTATACAGTTCAGACATGATTTATGCAATGCAGTTCAGTTTCAGAAAACCTGACGCAGTACATTTCCTTGCAGTTAGTACTGGTAAAGTAGTGATACCTGCATTCCAAGTGGTCTGTGGCAATACTCCCGTGTAGAGAGAGTTGTAGTAGTTCAGCTAGTTATCAAAGGCATTCACAGATCTCTGGCAAATTTCAGAAATGGTGTCTAACCAATTGTAGATATTAGGTACAGAGCTTTTGAGTACTGTGAAAAATGGGTGCAAAGAGGAGACTACTTCACAACCTGTAATTGTTGAATATTCAACAATCagtcatacaggcagtccccgagttacgcagatccgacttatgtcgggtCCGCAGTTacaacggggcttttctcgccccggaggacgggagcggcgggacgcccagatgcgccgtggtccaccgcccccgtcctccggggcgagaaaagctgctccccgtgtccctggtctgcagggagacggggagcaaagccgcagagcacacccgcagcgggacagcccgggcgcgccttgACTGTCCCACTCCCCGTgcgctctgcggctttgctccacgtctcccaggtcagcagaccagggagacggagcaaagccgcggagcatgcccgcagggggacagctcaagcgcgcccgggctgtcccgctgcaggcgtgctccacggctttgctccctgtctccatggTCTGAcaagcagatcagggagatggggagcaaagctttggagcatgccagcagtgggacagctgtaGCGCGCCttgactgtcccgctgcccgcgtgctctgcggctttgctccccgtctccctggtctgctgtgctccccctctcccccagcagaccaagcttttcttgcctacccctggggtagagcagctgggggctgccgggttggtcccgcagcgccgctctggaccaatccggcagcaccccagctgctctgtcccaggcgtcctgattcaaccgctgctggtcagtttcagcagcagctgaatcaggatgcctggggcagagcagctggggagctgctgggttgctccagtagagccgaggagctgcgctactggagcaacccagcagcaccccagctgctttgccccaggcgtccccaagtcagctgctgctgaaactgaccagcggctgactacaggaagcctgaggcagagttgctctgccccaggcttcctggaatcagctgctgatcagtttcagcagcagctgacttggggacgcctggggttcttaagttgaatctgtatgtaagtcagaactggcgttcagattcagccgcggttgaaactgatcagtttcagcagcggctgacgccagttccgacttgcatacagattcaacttaagaacaaacctacagtccctatcttgtacgtaacccagggactgcctgtattgggttTTTAATACAGGAAGGTTTTATGCTTGCAGCTTCACTTCAGTTGCAAACTGCTTGTTAAACATGTCATCTCCAAATTGTGTTCTCCAGCAACACAGAGTAGAGAATGAACTGACTTCTCGACCTTCTTTCAGTTAGATTAAAACTTTTTCCACATCTTCTGGTTAGTTTCTAATTTGGGAAACATGTCTGTAAAAGCACTCTTTCCTTCAAAAGAGTGATCTCTAATATGTTCTGTGAGGTGCTtacttttttctttacaaaaaaagGTAAATAATCAGCAGAGCAGCTGCATTCCTTACTGCATTGAGTGTTCATAATCAGGGCTCGATAAATAATACAacctactcgcccatggcgagtagattgcaacccggaagagccgggttcgggcaatctgcgcattcCCTGTTCATAATATTGCTAAACAAAAGTCTTGCCAGGAGAATAATGCAGGAACACACTTCAGCTGTTTATTTTCAAGAGATCTGATTTTCAGACTAGCTGTCCATTTCACAAGTCATCGTTCTTATCCTGGCAGTTAATGCTTTATCCTGACAAGTTCATTGGAGGCACAGAAATGGATATCCTGTTTGAAGATAAGGTTTGAAGAGAAAATAAGTGCTTATATTTTTCAAATGAACTTTGACAGCCCACATTCTAAGTCTGGCTACTTCTAAATTAGCTCAGTAGGTTTTTCATGATGTTTCTCTGAATGCATCTTGGTCAAAAGATCTAGATGAGACAACTCTACTCTACTTAACACTATACTGCTAAGTTGTTTTTGTTAAATGCACCAGGAGTGGTCGCCAGACAGCTACACCATGCACAGCTAGACAATCCTAAGCACAGATTTGCTGACAACACCTGTATCTCTCTGCTaatgtaaattagacaaataCTATAACTCCTTTCCTTTTTTTGTCAAGGATGATGAAGACTGTAAGTATAAGACCGAGTATAATGCTGCTAATGATACTGGCTTTGTGGACATCCCAAAAGGACATGAAAAAGCACTCATGAAAGCAGTGGCATCTGTGGGTCCAGTCTCTGTGGCTATTGATGCAGGCCATTCATCATTCCAGTTTTATGAATCAGGTGATTTGCTCTCAGTCAGTCAGTGATATGACTTCATGTAAAATGTATCTAATGCTGCAGCCTTTTAATTACTGATGCAAAAAGTTATCTGGAATTCAAGAGCTCTGAGGGTCAGTCACCCAACTCTGGTCGACCTTCCCTTATTTGATCTTG is a genomic window containing:
- the CTSL gene encoding procathepsin L, whose product is MLLGRLGHRGAAPLRLFNMNILLCIFALCLGISFAAPRIDPDLDNHWNLWKSWHTKTYHEKEEGWRRMVWEKNLKMIELHNLDHTMGKHSYRMGMNQFGDMTTEEFKQLMNGFQYKKSERKYRGVQFLEPSFLEAPKSVDWREKGYVTPVKDQGQCGSCWAFSTTGALEGQHFRKTGKLVSLSEQNLVDCSRAEGNQGCNGGLMDQAFQYIEDNGGIDSEESYPYIAKDDEDCKYKTEYNAANDTGFVDIPKGHEKALMKAVASVGPVSVAIDAGHSSFQFYESGIYYEPECSSEDLDHGVLVVGYGFQGADEDGKKYWIVKNSWSEKWGNKGYIYMAKDRKNHCGIATAASYPLV